TTCACACGACCAGCGTGCCGACGACGGGCGGGGCCCTTGCGTTCGAGAACTTCACGCCGCCCTATGAGGCGACGCTGACGAAGAACCTGAGGGACGCCGGTGCCATCATTCTCGCCAAGACGGTTCTCACCGAGCTCGCCAACTGGGTGGCCGGGGCACCGAGCCCGATGCCGGGCAATTACAGCGCTCTCGGTGGTTTCGGGATGAACCCGTACGATCCTCGTCCGGATCCGCGCCGCGGTTTCGACGATGGACGGCCAGCACTCGGAACCGGCGGGTCGAGCTCGGGAATCGGGACGGCGACGAGCTTCTGGGCGGCCAACGTTGGCACCGAGACGTCGGGGTCCATCTTGAGCCCCTCGAACCAGAACATGCTCGTGGGCATCAAGCCGACCGTGGGCCGCATCAGCCGATACGGCGTCATTCCGATCACAGCCGATCAGGACACCGCGGGGCCGATGGCGCGGACGGTCACCGACGCCGCCATCCTGCTCGGGGCGCTCGAGAGCCCATCGCCGGACCCGAATGACCCGGCCACGACCACGTGCACGCCGCCACCCAACCGGGACTACACGGCGTTTCTGAGGCGAGAGGGGCTCATGGGCGCGCGAATCGGAATTCCTCGTGCGTTCTATTACGATGCAGTCACGCTTCCCGCCGAGACCGATTCGCGAGGCGGTCTGGACTCCGATCGAGCGGCGCTGATGGCCGAGGCCATCGAGATACTGAAGAAGGAGGGCGCCGTCATCGTCGACCCCGCTGACATTCCGAGCATCGTGGACTCCGACCCCAAGAGAAACTTTCTGACCTGGAGCTCTTGCGCGGGCATCGACGAGCGCAAAGGCCACGACTCGGAGTGCTCGATCGTTCTCAAGTACGGCATGAAGCGCGACTTCAACGCTTGGCTTGCGAGTCTAGGACCGACCGCACCGGTCAAAACTCTAAGCGAGCTGCGGTTTTTCAACCTGGCCCGTGCTCCCGAAAACGCCATCAAGTACGCGCAATCTCGCCTCGACATCTCCGACGAGATCGACCTCGCCGTCGACAGGACTCGCTATGAGGTGGATCGAAGAAGGGATCTCGAGCTTGCGGGATCCCATGGCATCGACGAGGTGATGCAGGCGAATCAGCTCGACGCGCTGCTCTTCCCCGGCGCGAGCGGCGCTTCGATCGCGGCCCGGCCCGGCTATCCCACGGTGATCGTCCCCTTCGGCCGGGCGCCCAATGCCGCGACTCCGGATTTCCCCGGGGGATTCGATGCTCGTCCCGCGCCTTTCGGCGTGAGCTTCACCGGCCCGTCCTGCAGCGAGCCTCGTCTCATCGAGCTCGCCTACGCATTCGAGCAGGCGACGAAGCGCCGCGTTCCTCCGCCAGCGACGCCGTGACGGTGAGCCATCACCAAAACATCGCTCAGATCCCGAAGATCGGGCGAGCCAGAAACCACGTGAAGAGGCTCACGAGCACGATGCCGAGCAGATTCACGCCGATTCCGGCCTTTGCGAGCTGCGGCACGGTGAAATAGCCCGTTCCGAACACGATCGCATTGGGCGGCGTGGCCGCTGGGAGCATGAAAGCGCACGAGGCGGCGACGGTCGCCGGGATCGCGAGAAGGAGCGGCGAGATACCCATGGTATCGGCCGTCGCCGCGAGGAGCGGTATGGACATCGCGGCCGAGGCGGTATTGGAGGCGAACTCGGTCAAAGTCACCAAGAGTGTCACTACGACGACGATGAACAGGAGAAGGGGCGCCCGCTCGAACGCGATGAGACCTTCCCCCACCCAGGTCGAAAGGCCGCTTCGCTCGAATCCGGCCGCGAGGGAGAATCCCCCTCCGAACAAGAGCACGACATGCCACGGGAGCTTCGAAGCCGCTTCCCAATCGAGAAGCCGCTCGCCGTTTCCCGCGGGTAGCACGAACAGCAACACCGTGGCAATCATGGCGATGGTCGAGTCAGTGACGAGATCACCCGTCGGGATCCACGCGGTCCAGATGGGAGCGAACGTCCAGGCGGCGGCGGTCAGTCCGAACACGACTGCGAGCCGCTTCTCCGGCGTTGTCAACGGTCCGAGTCGCCGCATCGCGACTTCGATTTGCTCTCCGCCGCCGGGAATCGAGTCGATCTCGAGCGGAAAAACAATCTTCGTGAGCCACAACCAGGTAAGAGGCAGGAACACGGCGCTCAGGGGAAGACCGAAGGCGAGCCACTTCAGAAAAGAGATCTCGATGCCGTGGGTCTCGGCCATCGTTCCCGCGAGGAGGACGTTGGGCGGCGTCCCGATCAACGTCGCGACCCCTCCGATCGAAGAGCCGTAGGCGATCCCGAGCATGAGGTCGACTCCGAAATGGAAACGGCCGGGCCGGACGTCGATCTTCGATTCGCGACCCACGGTCTCGGCGGCTTGTTGAACGACGGCGAAGCCGATGGGCATCATCATGGCCACCGTTGCGGTGTTGGAAACCCACATCGAGAGGAACCCCGAGGCGCACATGAAGCCGAGCACGAGGCGCGATGGGGAAGTACCGACCCATCGGACGATCTGGAGCGCCATTCGCCGGTGCAGGCCCCACCGCTGCATCGCCTGGGCCAGCATGAAGCCTCCAAGGAACAGGAACACGAGGTGGTTGGCGTAGGGGGCGGAGGATTCGGACGCCGAGCCAAGGCCGAGCACGGGGTACAGCGCCAGGGGAAAGAGGGAGGTCGCGGCGAGCGGGATCGCCTCGCTCACCCAGAAGATGGCCATCAGTGCGGCTACCGCCATCATGCGCTGTGCCGGTTGGGGAACTTCGCCGAGCGGCAAGAGAAGCAGAGCCGTGAATACCAGCGGGCCGAGAACGAGCCCGATGCTCTCTCGGCGATATCCGCCCTTACTCACCCGCCGAAGTGGACGCGTCCTTTAGGCTCAGCAGGTTCGCGAACAGCTTGTACGCCGAAGGGACTCCCGCCGGCAGCTGGCGGAAAAACCCGAGTCCGACGTACATCCAGCGTCCCTTCCCGTACTCGGTTTCGACCAGCAGGCCCTTCTTGACGCCCCGGTTGTATTCCCAGGGATCCTCCGAGGCGAGAAGGTCCCGATATCGGGGGTCTCCCTCTTCCTCGAGAAAGTACAGACCGCGTTCCTGGACCCACCCGTCCCAGTCCTCTTCCGTGATTTTGTTGGGCTGGTTGAAAACGGGGTGATCGGGAACCAGGATCTCTATGGGCGCCTCCTCGACGGTGACCCGGTTACGGCTTACTTTCTTCGGATAAGGTCCCCACTGCGCCTCGTTGAACTCGAACTTGTTGTACTGGACGAGAAGCGTGCCCCCTTCCGCCACGTAGTCGAGCAGTCGCCGGTTGTAAGCCCTCAAGTCGAGGCGGTTCTCATAAGCACGGACACCGGTCATGATGACGTCATATTGAGACAGGTCGCCCTCGGCGAGCTGCTCCTCGTCGAGGAACACGAGCTTTGCGCCGAGCTGGCGGATCGCCACCGGCACCTCGTCCCCCACCCCCATCACGTAGCCGACGCTTACCGGTGCGACCTGCAGGTCGAGCGCTTCGATCCGCGCTTCGGCGGGATGGAAGAGGTACCGCGTCTGGATGTGGTGGTAAGCGATCGTCTGGACGCCTTCACGGAACTCGTTCTCGTCCAAACGGGCGACCGCTTTCACTCCGTAGGTTCCGCTCGTCACGTTCTCCGGAGGCGTCATGTCGAACCGCACCGTAACGGCCTGGTTTTCCCGCTCGAAATGAAGTGCCGCGTGCTTCGGAGAAACGCTCCAGCCTGAGGGCGGCTCGAGCGCGAGCGTGCCGTCCACGGGATTCGTTCCCTTGTAGAGCGCGGTGACCGAGACGGGCCGCGTCTTGTCATCGGCCCCCGTTGGGAAGACGACGACCGAGGGTGACAGCGTAACCGAGACCAGAGGTAGGACCGAAACCACCTTTTGCTTCTCGTCGCCAACCCAGCGACCCTCGTAGCGGTGCTGCACCGCTTTCGACGAGCTCACCTCGACGTCGCCCGAGCGAAAAACGACTCGGGACGTGACCACCGGCGGTCTCCAGGGAAGGCCGAAATGCTCCGGCTCGTTGAAGACGAAGCGGTCCACCGGCCCGTCGGGACGAGCCCAGTACGGCCGGTCGTAGACGGCATCGGAGCCGACGACGACGTCGTAACCCGCGGTGAGCGTCGCGTTCGTCGCGAGCGATGCCGGCATCGAGGGGAAAGGTCGCTTTTCTTCGTCGACGGGCGTCACGCGCCACCCCGCCGGTACCTCCACTTTCGCCTCGATGAGCTCGATCGGCTCGGGGCTCGGATTGGTGACTCCGATGTCGACGCGGAATGTCGAGCCGCGCGTCACCTCTCCTCTCGGCGTCGTCGGAGCGACGACCAGCCCGTGGGCGAGGGCGATGGCCCGCTC
The window above is part of the Vicinamibacteria bacterium genome. Proteins encoded here:
- a CDS encoding amidase family protein; translated protein: MRRALLLSMAISVTTLNAQTPDSEPHGFDVVEATIPDLQTALRDGRVTSRELVLLYLARIAYYEDTVNAVMTVSRTALAEADALDRERAEGRDRGPLHGIPLALKDNIHTTSVPTTGGALAFENFTPPYEATLTKNLRDAGAIILAKTVLTELANWVAGAPSPMPGNYSALGGFGMNPYDPRPDPRRGFDDGRPALGTGGSSSGIGTATSFWAANVGTETSGSILSPSNQNMLVGIKPTVGRISRYGVIPITADQDTAGPMARTVTDAAILLGALESPSPDPNDPATTTCTPPPNRDYTAFLRREGLMGARIGIPRAFYYDAVTLPAETDSRGGLDSDRAALMAEAIEILKKEGAVIVDPADIPSIVDSDPKRNFLTWSSCAGIDERKGHDSECSIVLKYGMKRDFNAWLASLGPTAPVKTLSELRFFNLARAPENAIKYAQSRLDISDEIDLAVDRTRYEVDRRRDLELAGSHGIDEVMQANQLDALLFPGASGASIAARPGYPTVIVPFGRAPNAATPDFPGGFDARPAPFGVSFTGPSCSEPRLIELAYAFEQATKRRVPPPATP
- a CDS encoding DASS family sodium-coupled anion symporter, which gives rise to MSKGGYRRESIGLVLGPLVFTALLLLPLGEVPQPAQRMMAVAALMAIFWVSEAIPLAATSLFPLALYPVLGLGSASESSAPYANHLVFLFLGGFMLAQAMQRWGLHRRMALQIVRWVGTSPSRLVLGFMCASGFLSMWVSNTATVAMMMPIGFAVVQQAAETVGRESKIDVRPGRFHFGVDLMLGIAYGSSIGGVATLIGTPPNVLLAGTMAETHGIEISFLKWLAFGLPLSAVFLPLTWLWLTKIVFPLEIDSIPGGGEQIEVAMRRLGPLTTPEKRLAVVFGLTAAAWTFAPIWTAWIPTGDLVTDSTIAMIATVLLFVLPAGNGERLLDWEAASKLPWHVVLLFGGGFSLAAGFERSGLSTWVGEGLIAFERAPLLLFIVVVVTLLVTLTEFASNTASAAMSIPLLAATADTMGISPLLLAIPATVAASCAFMLPAATPPNAIVFGTGYFTVPQLAKAGIGVNLLGIVLVSLFTWFLARPIFGI
- a CDS encoding PIG-L family deacetylase, producing MTRRSWIVVTLCLVPLSVAQAQLEPIVEDRGASGLALQLRKLAAGATFLHTTAHPDDEDNGLLVMLSRGRGLRTSLLTVTRGDGGQNEIGSELFEAIGILRTEELMAMHRVDGADQYFTRAYEFGYSFSVEETLEKWGEEEILGDIVRLIRMIRPDVVVSLPPEGEGGGQHHQTSALLTREAFSAAFDPDRFPEQIAEGLQPWQPLKLYSRTRVGPGREPDAASGNADAHVVRMDTGIYDPILGRSYHQMGAEARANHRCQGMGQLRAAAGAHDSLWKLEDARIEIDENEQDLFDGIPMGIERIKSFTSAAFVHEALDAIAAEVEAAQDALLPTEPWKTLPPLRRGLHAIRALRSEIGRAAELSDEERFELEHRLAPKEEDFERAIALAHGLVVAPTTPRGEVTRGSTFRVDIGVTNPSPEPIELIEAKVEVPAGWRVTPVDEEKRPFPSMPASLATNATLTAGYDVVVGSDAVYDRPYWARPDGPVDRFVFNEPEHFGLPWRPPVVTSRVVFRSGDVEVSSSKAVQHRYEGRWVGDEKQKVVSVLPLVSVTLSPSVVVFPTGADDKTRPVSVTALYKGTNPVDGTLALEPPSGWSVSPKHAALHFERENQAVTVRFDMTPPENVTSGTYGVKAVARLDENEFREGVQTIAYHHIQTRYLFHPAEARIEALDLQVAPVSVGYVMGVGDEVPVAIRQLGAKLVFLDEEQLAEGDLSQYDVIMTGVRAYENRLDLRAYNRRLLDYVAEGGTLLVQYNKFEFNEAQWGPYPKKVSRNRVTVEEAPIEILVPDHPVFNQPNKITEEDWDGWVQERGLYFLEEEGDPRYRDLLASEDPWEYNRGVKKGLLVETEYGKGRWMYVGLGFFRQLPAGVPSAYKLFANLLSLKDASTSAGE